A part of Armatimonadota bacterium genomic DNA contains:
- a CDS encoding prepilin-type N-terminal cleavage/methylation domain-containing protein codes for MRNRRQYAFTLIELITVMAITAILMTIITIPMVQTFNATRTAQAYSDAQDKARILTEELSKEIGEAVAVRDVEGVKGRVSIVAPIPTKGIDDTGAVVTTPGGYVKIGMNYTKLDLVLPQKVGQRGPGGGFIDPVTGKEDPTLQSAKGQVQLPLAAGTTIKRYWIGLRDPFKNYNNPYDGLLMTRGGGRDNLFVLYSAEVQPVVMTEVPPGSGNFIPQVNAKFFDATDATNRTPNLDDPDFFLATNAAVGTPVNNDSKAMRIQNWLKVAKVETEMTRYDLIQPQIDKAQRLVKMTNAAGVWSPRITPLVLFRPSHVEGDGVDGEAAAALGSESESADQIGSEVYAGQFSMWSNVVVRSYGSNWNNGGGTAYQVGRTDNANFATFYVDPNTSGIPDTTAGSGIETFDITAYTTAYKSHGYDPNSRYPFTAGLNAANMVSGWLSSANADVYAKFMPFFTNNLTGRLIGSFNNWEVGDVTKDPNASANLFSPLDLNSLNLPQVPAQSTVSSGWVNTDTGLTPSTDTGLATGVFSDSPYWDNTFGRFNINRVFDKIWDDAKYGRNGVPSQLGETGGAHRFIDLRTIPQGDGSMSPLAMFPRAIIVPGSEEIYGPDQNPGPNNGFEVRYHRVNHEPGPNEYRINYANIAEPTPAGYAALGFPTPPAVYDRTSLVSAIFQPRFKVGYVQLCSAPEVPIPATMRIPGTTNDVPGRIRVAYKFQFTAPDDVVRVEYDTRQLMQVIMTIRNYPQSDVPFPQTVTMKATANVRNFIR; via the coding sequence ATGAGAAACCGGCGACAGTACGCTTTCACCCTGATCGAGTTGATCACCGTCATGGCGATCACGGCGATCCTGATGACCATCATCACGATCCCGATGGTTCAGACCTTCAATGCGACGCGAACGGCTCAGGCGTACTCCGACGCGCAAGATAAGGCTCGAATTCTCACCGAAGAGTTGTCCAAGGAAATCGGCGAAGCAGTTGCCGTACGCGATGTGGAAGGGGTCAAGGGCCGAGTTAGTATCGTGGCTCCGATTCCGACCAAGGGCATCGACGACACCGGCGCGGTAGTCACCACTCCGGGCGGCTATGTCAAGATCGGCATGAACTACACCAAGCTCGATCTGGTTCTGCCCCAAAAGGTTGGTCAGCGTGGTCCTGGCGGCGGCTTCATCGATCCTGTCACGGGCAAAGAAGACCCGACGCTTCAGTCGGCCAAGGGGCAAGTCCAGCTTCCTCTCGCGGCGGGAACGACGATCAAGCGCTATTGGATTGGATTGCGCGATCCGTTCAAGAATTACAACAACCCTTACGACGGGCTTCTGATGACCCGCGGCGGCGGACGAGACAACCTTTTCGTTCTCTATTCGGCCGAGGTTCAGCCGGTTGTCATGACCGAGGTGCCTCCGGGAAGCGGAAACTTCATCCCTCAGGTCAATGCTAAGTTCTTCGACGCGACCGACGCAACGAACCGAACCCCGAACCTGGATGATCCCGACTTCTTCCTCGCCACCAATGCAGCAGTTGGCACGCCGGTCAATAACGACTCGAAGGCGATGCGCATTCAGAACTGGCTGAAGGTCGCTAAGGTCGAAACGGAAATGACCCGCTACGACCTGATCCAACCGCAGATCGACAAGGCACAACGGCTCGTAAAGATGACGAATGCGGCGGGCGTATGGTCGCCCCGCATCACTCCTCTAGTGCTCTTCCGTCCGTCGCACGTGGAAGGCGATGGCGTGGATGGTGAAGCTGCGGCAGCGCTGGGTAGCGAATCGGAGAGCGCCGATCAGATCGGCTCCGAGGTCTACGCCGGACAGTTCTCGATGTGGAGCAACGTGGTGGTCCGGTCCTATGGTTCCAACTGGAACAACGGCGGTGGAACCGCTTACCAGGTTGGCCGGACGGACAACGCTAATTTTGCAACGTTCTACGTCGATCCTAATACGTCGGGAATTCCCGATACCACGGCAGGTAGCGGTATCGAGACCTTCGATATCACCGCCTACACAACGGCCTATAAGAGCCACGGATATGATCCGAATAGCCGATACCCGTTCACTGCCGGCCTGAACGCCGCCAACATGGTGAGCGGCTGGCTGAGCTCGGCGAATGCAGACGTATACGCGAAGTTCATGCCGTTCTTCACGAACAACCTTACCGGACGGCTCATCGGCAGCTTCAATAACTGGGAAGTGGGTGATGTCACCAAGGACCCGAACGCCTCGGCGAACCTCTTTAGCCCGCTTGACTTGAACAGCCTGAACCTTCCTCAGGTGCCGGCACAGAGCACGGTCTCGAGCGGATGGGTGAATACAGATACGGGATTGACGCCTTCGACAGATACTGGTCTAGCGACCGGAGTCTTCTCGGACTCCCCGTATTGGGACAACACATTCGGTCGGTTCAATATCAACCGAGTCTTTGACAAGATTTGGGATGACGCTAAGTATGGTCGAAACGGTGTGCCTTCTCAGTTAGGTGAGACGGGTGGCGCCCATCGATTCATCGACCTGCGCACGATTCCGCAGGGCGACGGCTCGATGAGTCCGCTGGCGATGTTCCCGCGAGCCATCATTGTTCCGGGAAGCGAAGAAATCTATGGTCCCGACCAGAATCCTGGCCCGAACAATGGCTTCGAAGTTCGATACCACCGCGTCAACCACGAGCCGGGTCCGAACGAGTACCGCATCAACTATGCAAACATCGCTGAACCGACGCCGGCAGGTTATGCTGCCCTCGGCTTCCCGACTCCGCCGGCCGTGTACGACCGAACGAGCTTGGTTAGCGCGATCTTCCAACCTCGGTTCAAGGTGGGCTACGTGCAACTCTGCTCTGCGCCAGAAGTCCCAATTCCGGCGACTATGAGAATTCCTGGAACAACCAACGACGTTCCCGGTCGAATACGTGTAGCGTACAAATTCCAATTCACGGCGCCCGACGACGTGGTTCGAGTTGAGTACGACACAAGGCAGTTGATGCAGGTCATCATGACGATTCGCAACTATCCGCAATCCGATGTGCCGTTCCCGCAGACTGTCACGATGAAGGCCACTGCCAACGTCCGCAACTTTATAAGGTAA